TGAGGATTTCTACCGTAAAGAGATTGAGGTGGACTCTTCACCCTCTGTGCTGGAGATCCTGGACACGGCTGGCACagagcagtttgcctccatgaggGATTTGTACATTAAGAACGGGCAGGGCTTCATCTTGGTGTACAGCTTGGTGAATCAGCAGTCATTCCAGGTAAGTACACGCTTTGAAGTTGACTTATGCACCAATTTCACGAGAAGTCACATTCTTAGAACAGCAATATTTAGGCAAGGGCTACATGGCGACTTGTGGCCTCCTCACATAAGGTTGCAGTATTGTGCTGCTAAAACGGCAACTATTGATGGTGACTAACGCCGTGCTGAAATCTAGCAGGTTTGGATTTCTCACAACTGTCGTGTTGCAGTAGAGGTAACTTCACTGCATTTACTATCATTCGTTGTGATGTACTAGCCAGCATTACAATCTTGTGCCAGCCACAAGTCGTCATATAGccaaagccttaaaggggttgtccggcttcctatattgatgacctatcttttagTATAGGTAATCCGTATCAGATCGGCAAGGgtccaacctctggcactcccacGATCGGCTTTTTGAAGAGAACACGGCGCTCGTACGAGCCcctccttctcttcactgttaacCTGCTCTCTTCGCTGTTTATTTACGGCTTCCCCAACCCTATACACTTCAATAGGAAGGAGCCGTTACACTCTGTCTGCTTCTTCCCATTGATGTGAATGAGGATGGAGGAACTGCAATTAAACCTGCTCGAGCAGGTTAacggtgaagagaaggcagtgctcatacaagcgctgcattctcttcaaatagctgagtgCCGGGGTTGTCAGgagttgatgacctatcttgaggataggtcatcagtataggaaaccagacaacccctttaattgaaacTAGGCCCCCAAACTGCCACCATGTTATCTATGGCAGTGACCGATTGACAATGTCCTTGGCAGGTTTGGCATCTTTAGGAAAAGTACTTTAAATGCTGTATAATGTCCAGGAAGAGTTGGTTCCCCCCTCTACAAAAAAGGCTATGCTGGCCGGTCCCCTTTCTAGCTAGACTGACGATCCGGGGGTCTGCTATATCTTTACAAACCACCTCCTCCAGCACAGATGAATTTGATGCCAGTACCCAGCTGTGAGATGTCAAGCCTGGAGGACGACCAGGGACCATGACTTCTCGGGACAACAGCTCCACTATGAAATTACAGTCACTGGAACCCAGAAAGGCTGTTTCCTTCATGATGCCAAACTTGCCAAAAAGTAGAAAGACATCTTTGATAACCTGTCACGGCTACGGATAACAGGTTGGTGGCGGTTTGGGAGTCTCATTTCtcttgaaatattcctttttAAGATCCCTGTACAGAGAGGCTGCTGACCAAGTTGCACCTGTGAGGCCACGTTTTGTCGCTCTGTGCTGGAAACGCGTTACAACACAAGGCAACTGTCCAAAGGCCAATTAATCCTGTAGAGAAATGATCATTGGTCTGTGATAGAATGTGCAACTTTCCATTGACGTCTATGGAAGAATGTAGGGGGATCGGCTTTTTGCAAAAGTTGCCTGAAGGCAAAAAAGGTAACGTTTGCTatggtttaaggcctcatgcacacggctgtgttccgcggcagagagcggtccgtggtaacccggccgggattccttctgacagcaggagcgcacggagtcattggttgctatgacgctgtgcgtttcatgccgccgctgctgtacataccagtgtatcactgtacagcagcggcggcatgaagcgcacggcgtcatagcaaccaatgacgccgtgcgctcctgctgtcagaaggaatcccggccgggttaccacggaccgctctcggccgcggaacacggccgtgtgcatgaggcctaaggaagatTTCAGGATGTTTCCGATTTGTGAACATAACTAAACGGCTCAAAACCAAGAAAAAGATGAAACTGCTAGTTTTATTCCAGATCCAGAATATACATTCACATATACACCATGCACACTCAGAACTTGCACTAAGGGTGGTATTATACTGCCCGATCGCCAATGGATGATAATAGTCTATCAGCGCTCGTTTGCACAGGTCTGATCACACAGGCCGATGCAAACTTTGATTGAGGGCGGAATGATTGCTGCTGCAGTCCTCCCTCCGATGATCGGCAGCACATCCTGATGAAAGAGGTCCATCAGCCGATGACCGAGCTGTTGCTTGtgcatctgctgattggctgctccaTGGGGCTTTAGGGTAGCTGCACACAGTGTGGATTTTCAGGGGGGTTTTCCGCACAGATTTCGTGCATAAGTGTATGAGATGAGACAAATCTGATGtactttttgcatttttcttaGGTGCAGAATttgacctgctgtgcggattttgaaatctgcagcatgtcaatttttgctgtgtttttatTATGGAGATGTCATCCTTTTTGATGATCTGTGGAAATTCTGTacgaaaaaacacaaaaaaatgcaccaaaaaacatGATAGTGAGGATATGATGCCCATTCTCTGCACTGTGTACAGCCACCCTTAAGGTTTCATTTAGTAAGTAATCAACCACAAAATGTGATTAAAGGAGCGATGTCTGTGTGATTGCAAGCGGTGTGCTCCAGAGTGATGCTTTAAGGGCAGACACACACGTGTAAGTTTAATGCGAGAAACTCGCTGCGTGTGGCAGCGTAAGTTCCCATTCTGACCTCCCCCGACAGAATCgtacagcattataatgatttaatgCGGTGTGACCCTGAGGGTCCTGGCATCTCctgaattacactgacataatgtTGTCAGTATAATAAAGATTCCAGGTCTCGCAGGGACACAGTCTTATAAAGTATTAGAACGCTGTGCAATCCTGTCGGAGGAGCAGAGACCAGAACGTGAACTCGCGCTGGCACACGCTGCGAGTTTCTCACGTTGAACTCGCTTGTCTGTGTCTGGCCTAATAATAAAAATTCTTTCCCACGTTGCTATATAACCATAACCTGTGTTATGGATTTCTATGAATCATTATGTTGTGCAACCTCCGTGCGCAGCACAATTAGTCATATGAGTAAAGCGGGTAAAGTTCATTTTCGCTTTTCTAAATTGAAGAATAAAAAGTCCCATATAATGTTGAGGATCACGTACGACAGTTTAACGCTAGCGTTTTCCTATTCCCTCTGAAGGTTCCTTTTTACAGTGACACCCAAAAATGTTCCCttcccattgaaataaaaatgcacACTTGGCTCCTCCATTTGTTCAGCTCGCTTTGCCAGCTCAAGCATATGGCCGCCTTGACGGTCGGCAGATCCTTGACTCCCAGTGTTACATATGACACATCCTCTCCTTTCCTCCCGTAAATTGTTCAGAGCTGTAGCGGTGTAGGTTGTGGAGCGGCTTTGTAAACCTTTCATTTCTTACTTTGCTGGGTTTGGCTGTAACGCCTGAGACGCTCATAGAACCTTCAAACAGATTGAATACAATTGTTATGAGTAACGAGACGTCTTTCTAGTTCTCAGCAGGTTCAGTACGCTGGATGTAAATGTTATATCTCAAGGGGTTCGACTGAATTCTACCCTTGACTCAACGCGTTCAGGAGATTCTCCCATAGAACTTTTTTTGATCAAAAGCGAGGAAAAGATCTCTGCATGAATGGGGATACAGTACCTTCTCCATTGTGCCAAGATCCATTCCCTCTTGTGATCAGAAGTCAGGTGTGGAAGAGCAGACGTGGTCAGCCACCACCATCAGTTCATCTGCTGTCTCAGTAGGTATGAAGGACCTGATTTCAATGCAGTATGACTGCAAAGTACCTTCTCTTTTCTTGAGTCTGCAAAAGTTGGATGGTTATTGCCATAAAAACAATCATGGTGGCCCTTAGTTGTCATCATTGGTCTCACAGGGCTGTTGGGACTGCCATCTTGGATCACCGTGGAATTCTAGATACCCTGTAGTCCTCTGTCTGTACCGTATATAGATCAGTTAATACATGAAGAATCCGTGTAACTTCTAAATTGCTCTTTATTGTTGTTAAACAGGATATAAAGCCGATGCGGGACCAAATAGTCAGGGTGAAGAGATATGAAAAAGTCCCTCTTATTTTAGTCGGGAACAAGGTTGACCTGGAATCTGAACGAGAAGTCATGTCTACAGAAGGCCGCTCTCTGGCTCAGGAGTGGGGCTGTCCGTTTATGGAGACCTCTGCCAAGAGCAAGACTATGGTGGACGAACTGTTTGCAGAGATAGTCAGGCAAATGAACTATGCCTCATTGCCTGAGAAACAGGATCAGTGTTGTACAACGTGCACTGTTCAATGAGACACTCAGAGGGACCTCACAGACGGCCATAAAGAGCAGGTTGGTTTGAAGAGCATTTCTTTTCATGGATATTTTAGCTCGCCCTGGTCCTTACCATATCTTGGCAGTCAGTGGGTAGCAGCTcctacaggaggccatgtatgTTTGTAATTTCCTTTCCGTGGCTAAAGATAAGCCAAGAGGACACTCTAATGGCATACAGTGTATATTCGGCTTTTGCAGTCTACGGGCAGGTCACAGTAAAGTTGTCTAAAGCCGTGGAGTGACTGTTCGCATTATGAAATTCTCCCTAGTGTCTTTGTGTttgagattgtgagccccactggggacagggaCTGATGCACCTATATAACAAACAGGCAATGAACATACTGGATGCTGCTACGGTATTTAAATGTTATGTAcacttttgggggcaattttttttatgattgcattttacaaattttgggctaaaaatctttttttcaattggtctttatttaaaatattcagccgttctgtcacaaagggtcaactgtttgtctagctgtgtgaatggtgctttcactttgtgcaggtcatctaataaaccttctctaaattactaaaaggtcataaacacttatttaagccacattcgtatcagtaagataaa
The Bufo bufo chromosome 8, aBufBuf1.1, whole genome shotgun sequence genome window above contains:
- the RAP2C gene encoding ras-related protein Rap-2c codes for the protein MREYKVVVLGSGGVGKSALTVQFVTGTFIEKYDPTIEDFYRKEIEVDSSPSVLEILDTAGTEQFASMRDLYIKNGQGFILVYSLVNQQSFQDIKPMRDQIVRVKRYEKVPLILVGNKVDLESEREVMSTEGRSLAQEWGCPFMETSAKSKTMVDELFAEIVRQMNYASLPEKQDQCCTTCTVQ